A single region of the bacterium genome encodes:
- the plsY gene encoding glycerol-3-phosphate 1-O-acyltransferase PlsY has product MIALAALAVVGAYLLGAVPFGLLVVRAATGRDIRKEGSGNIGASNVYRVAGPAVGVLVLALDLLKGLLPVVVTQRLGLDSATTIVAGLAAIAGHNWSVFLRGAGGKGVATSYGVLLALSPAAGLIAAGIWVAVILITRYASLASLLGVLSVPVVMRLRSEPAVHLAFGLAVVIFAFYRHRANIGRLLRGQELRITGRRGGAESNAESK; this is encoded by the coding sequence TTGATCGCTTTGGCCGCCCTCGCCGTGGTGGGCGCCTACCTGCTGGGCGCCGTTCCGTTTGGCCTTCTCGTGGTGCGCGCCGCCACAGGACGCGACATCCGCAAGGAAGGCAGCGGCAACATTGGCGCCTCCAACGTGTACCGCGTTGCCGGCCCGGCGGTCGGCGTCCTGGTGCTCGCGCTGGACCTGCTCAAGGGCCTCCTACCCGTGGTCGTCACGCAACGCCTGGGCCTGGATTCCGCGACAACCATCGTCGCGGGCCTGGCGGCGATCGCAGGACACAACTGGTCGGTCTTCCTGCGGGGCGCCGGCGGGAAGGGGGTCGCCACCTCCTACGGCGTGCTGCTCGCTCTCTCACCGGCCGCCGGTCTGATCGCAGCCGGGATTTGGGTCGCCGTGATCCTCATAACCAGATACGCCTCGCTGGCCTCCCTGCTCGGGGTCCTGTCGGTGCCGGTGGTCATGCGCCTGCGTTCAGAGCCGGCCGTGCACCTCGCCTTCGGTCTTGCCGTTGTGATCTTCGCGTTCTACCGCCACCGCGCCAACATCGGGCGTCTGCTGCGCGGGCAGGAGCTGCGGATTACGGGGAGGCGTGGGGGCGCAGAGAGCAACGCAGAGAGCAAGTAG
- a CDS encoding DnaB-like helicase N-terminal domain-containing protein, with translation MITTPGRIGRTRPAKSTRAAVPAISNVPPPHNPEAEQAVLGGLMLAGRDGDVETVASALAGLGVGDFYVRGHAAIFSTIEALHREAKMPDLVVVCDWLRQQGRLDEAGGAAYLTGLLGATFSPVTLAEHIPLLKRDAMRRTLAELGGHLLHHSRNGADLEALMTFSGRVLDDVREGLEFVHSPYRERSCTDRISGAALAADETSPEVAWLPFLRQLGVVGRGLATLLSAHGKAGKTTLLLYAVRALLPALPGFRITWITEEPRALWRARVRRFPEMASPAFTLIFASGRPWPDVVARLAREETDLLVVDTVRAVCGITDENDQASVTAAIQPLVFLARRKGWALVLVHHLRKSAADVGLGHAGSHALVGLVDVAVELHRDPHSRTRRVCKTVSRFLETPAEWVVDLRGDEMQILGDPGLLAAAETVRRVHTVLDETPRSRDEVAALLEPQPSRGALHNALSVLVNEGKATLHGRGTKGNVYRWSARKHSFIHDLSSIRERMESEPEGTRA, from the coding sequence ATGATCACCACGCCGGGTAGAATCGGCCGCACGCGGCCGGCGAAGTCCACCAGGGCCGCCGTACCCGCCATCAGCAACGTGCCGCCTCCGCACAACCCCGAGGCGGAGCAGGCCGTCCTCGGTGGACTGATGCTGGCCGGCCGCGATGGCGATGTTGAGACGGTCGCCTCGGCCCTCGCCGGACTTGGCGTGGGCGACTTCTACGTGCGGGGACACGCCGCCATCTTCTCGACTATCGAGGCCCTCCACCGTGAGGCCAAGATGCCTGACCTTGTGGTTGTTTGTGATTGGCTGCGACAACAGGGTCGCCTCGACGAGGCGGGCGGCGCCGCGTACCTGACGGGCCTGCTCGGCGCTACCTTTTCGCCAGTCACCCTCGCGGAGCATATCCCGCTCCTGAAGCGGGACGCTATGCGGCGTACCCTGGCCGAACTCGGCGGCCACCTGCTGCACCATTCCCGCAATGGTGCAGACCTGGAGGCGCTGATGACCTTCAGCGGCCGGGTACTCGATGACGTTCGAGAGGGCCTGGAATTCGTTCATTCACCCTATAGAGAGAGGTCGTGTACGGATCGAATTTCCGGGGCCGCGCTGGCGGCCGATGAGACCTCGCCTGAGGTGGCCTGGCTGCCGTTCCTCCGGCAGCTCGGCGTCGTGGGCCGTGGCTTGGCGACCCTGCTCTCGGCGCACGGCAAGGCCGGGAAGACGACCCTCCTGCTGTATGCCGTGCGGGCGTTGCTCCCGGCGCTGCCAGGCTTCCGCATCACGTGGATCACGGAAGAGCCGCGTGCCTTGTGGCGGGCCCGCGTGCGGCGGTTCCCAGAGATGGCTTCCCCCGCCTTCACCTTGATCTTCGCCAGCGGAAGACCGTGGCCCGATGTGGTGGCCAGGCTGGCGCGGGAAGAAACGGATCTGCTCGTTGTGGACACCGTCCGGGCCGTCTGTGGCATCACAGATGAAAATGACCAGGCATCGGTCACGGCCGCCATTCAGCCCTTGGTTTTCCTCGCCCGGCGGAAGGGCTGGGCCCTGGTCCTCGTCCACCACCTGCGGAAGAGTGCGGCCGACGTGGGCCTGGGCCATGCGGGTTCCCATGCCCTGGTCGGGCTGGTGGACGTTGCAGTTGAGCTTCACCGTGACCCCCACTCCCGGACGCGCCGGGTCTGCAAGACCGTGAGCCGCTTCCTGGAGACCCCTGCGGAGTGGGTTGTAGACCTCCGCGGGGATGAGATGCAGATTCTCGGCGACCCTGGCCTCCTGGCCGCTGCCGAGACCGTGCGCCGGGTTCACACGGTACTCGATGAGACCCCCCGCAGCCGGGATGAGGTCGCCGCACTCCTAGAGCCGCAACCGTCTCGCGGGGCGCTGCATAACGCGCTGAGTGTTCTCGTGAACGAAGGCAAGGCCACTCTCCACGGCAGGGGCACGAAGGGGAACGTCTACCGGTGGAGTGCACGAAAACATTCATTCATTCACGACCTCTCTTCTATACGTGAACGGATGGAATCTGAACCCGAGGGCACCCGTGCCTGA
- a CDS encoding helix-turn-helix domain-containing protein, which produces MAKSRKRVKATKERNMFRELMAGVQAMRDHREGRVTLRTHEVEPIVVPPVDSDFVRETREALHMSRQVFAFRIGVNPRTLERWEQGRSKPNEQAAALIWLVRKYPDTLQRLESLSVPA; this is translated from the coding sequence ATGGCCAAGAGCAGGAAGCGAGTCAAGGCAACGAAGGAACGGAACATGTTCCGTGAGCTCATGGCGGGTGTCCAGGCGATGCGCGACCATCGGGAGGGGCGCGTGACCCTTCGGACCCACGAGGTGGAGCCCATCGTAGTTCCGCCCGTCGATTCGGATTTCGTTCGCGAGACGCGGGAAGCCCTCCACATGTCGCGCCAGGTCTTCGCCTTCAGGATTGGGGTCAACCCGAGGACCCTCGAGCGGTGGGAGCAGGGCCGGAGCAAACCCAATGAACAGGCCGCTGCCCTCATCTGGCTCGTCCGGAAGTACCCGGACACCCTACAGCGACTCGAGTCACTGAGCGTCCCAGCCTGA
- a CDS encoding tripartite tricarboxylate transporter TctB family protein, whose translation MPASRSAPADVAAGLALGVLSLAFLVGALRMPMHTMHWTWLNAPGLVPTVLAAVLLAQALALTLRGLRHLRARSGDVELVDRALRWGAGRVVLTLVLALAFAFLMGRMPFAILTALFVFTMTMAFRGTSAWKAVASALITAATVTWVFTRVFLVPLP comes from the coding sequence GTGCCGGCATCCCGATCGGCCCCGGCCGACGTGGCCGCGGGCCTGGCGCTCGGCGTCCTCTCCCTGGCCTTTCTGGTCGGGGCCCTGCGGATGCCGATGCACACCATGCACTGGACCTGGCTCAACGCGCCTGGACTGGTGCCCACGGTCCTGGCAGCCGTGCTGCTGGCCCAGGCGCTTGCCCTCACGCTCCGCGGGCTGCGCCACCTCCGGGCGCGGTCGGGTGATGTAGAACTGGTTGACCGCGCGCTCCGGTGGGGAGCCGGCCGGGTCGTATTGACGCTCGTACTTGCCCTTGCCTTCGCCTTCCTTATGGGCCGCATGCCGTTCGCGATCCTGACCGCCCTTTTCGTCTTCACCATGACCATGGCGTTTCGGGGGACGAGCGCGTGGAAGGCCGTCGCATCGGCGCTCATCACTGCGGCCACCGTAACCTGGGTGTTCACGAGGGTGTTCCTGGTTCCGCTGCCCTGA
- the ispH gene encoding 4-hydroxy-3-methylbut-2-enyl diphosphate reductase: MLARHQGFCGGVRRAVEMSETAARGHAGGVQTWGPLIHNPQVVGRLEEAGICVADDLRDLGGEVFVVSAYGVESAVLEAARARGMAVVDATCPVVTRAHSLAYRLAEEGYQVIAVGDHGHPEMVTLKEALGDRVTVVHDRAEAAAVRLRGKTAVISQTTQSVLNFREIVGDLALRTRELKVLNTLCPAITVRQEEAEIMVGEVGALVVVGGQHSSNTTRLAEIGRSHSLPTYHIEAPRELDPAWFAGVDRVGVMSGASTPDWIIAEVVERLRQIGLEMKQAADLPVP, translated from the coding sequence GTGCTTGCCAGGCATCAGGGGTTCTGCGGCGGAGTCCGGCGCGCGGTGGAGATGTCCGAGACGGCGGCACGCGGGCACGCCGGCGGCGTCCAGACCTGGGGGCCGTTGATTCACAACCCGCAGGTGGTCGGGCGGCTCGAGGAAGCCGGCATCTGCGTGGCCGATGATCTCCGTGACCTGGGCGGCGAGGTCTTCGTCGTTTCCGCCTACGGGGTGGAGAGCGCGGTGCTGGAGGCCGCCAGGGCGCGCGGCATGGCCGTGGTGGACGCCACCTGTCCGGTTGTCACGCGGGCCCACTCGCTCGCCTACCGCCTGGCCGAGGAAGGCTACCAGGTAATCGCGGTCGGCGATCACGGCCATCCCGAGATGGTGACCCTCAAGGAAGCTCTGGGTGATCGTGTGACTGTGGTGCACGATCGCGCGGAAGCCGCGGCGGTGCGCCTGCGCGGCAAGACCGCCGTGATTTCGCAGACCACGCAATCCGTTTTGAACTTCAGAGAGATCGTGGGCGACCTGGCGCTGCGTACCAGAGAGCTGAAGGTCCTCAATACCCTCTGCCCGGCCATCACCGTCAGGCAAGAGGAGGCCGAGATCATGGTTGGAGAGGTGGGTGCTCTGGTCGTGGTGGGCGGACAACACAGCAGCAACACCACCCGCCTGGCCGAGATCGGCCGGTCGCACTCGTTGCCCACCTATCACATCGAGGCCCCGCGCGAACTCGATCCGGCCTGGTTCGCAGGCGTCGATCGGGTAGGTGTGATGTCGGGCGCATCCACGCCTGACTGGATCATTGCCGAGGTCGTCGAGCGACTCCGGCAGATCGGGCTCGAGATGAAGCAGGCCGCCGACCTGCCGGTTCCATGA
- a CDS encoding 4Fe-4S dicluster domain-containing protein, protein MAHATLKSGYASLADRLNRFPQGAPASEVLFRILAMLFSEREAGLVARLPIRPFTAAQAAKAWRIGEAEALKVLDTLAGRAILVDTEGPDGQHTFFLPPPMAGFFEFSMMRVRSDVDQKALAELYHQYLNVEEDFIKALFTGETKPGRTFVQEAVLPADGILTVLDWERASEVVRTATHRGVGVCYCRHKMEHLGRDCDATKNNCMTFGGGAASLVRNGYARPVDPAEGLDLLQEAQARGLVQFGENVQRGVSFICNCCGCCCEAMIAARRFAVLNPIQTTNWLPVVASAACTGCGTCAAACPVEAIGLVSTNDARRPKLSKKARVDSTICLGCGVCVRACPPKALSLSPRGVRVISPVNSAHRTVLMAIERGTLQHLIFDNGALASHRAMAAVLGVILRLPPVKQAMASRQMKSRYLARLLERAVPGA, encoded by the coding sequence ATGGCGCACGCCACCCTGAAGTCCGGTTACGCCTCGCTCGCGGACCGGCTCAACCGGTTCCCCCAGGGCGCCCCGGCGTCCGAGGTGCTGTTCAGGATCCTCGCGATGCTCTTCAGCGAGCGCGAGGCCGGCCTCGTGGCGCGCCTGCCGATCAGGCCGTTCACTGCGGCCCAGGCGGCGAAGGCGTGGCGCATCGGTGAGGCGGAGGCGCTGAAGGTTCTCGACACCCTCGCGGGCAGGGCGATCCTCGTGGACACCGAAGGTCCGGATGGGCAGCACACGTTCTTCCTGCCCCCGCCCATGGCGGGTTTCTTCGAGTTCTCGATGATGCGTGTCAGGTCCGACGTGGACCAGAAAGCCCTCGCCGAGCTGTACCACCAGTACCTCAATGTGGAGGAGGACTTCATCAAGGCCCTGTTCACCGGCGAGACCAAGCCGGGCCGGACGTTCGTGCAGGAGGCGGTGCTTCCGGCCGACGGCATCCTCACCGTGCTGGACTGGGAGCGCGCAAGCGAGGTGGTGCGCACCGCAACCCACCGGGGCGTGGGGGTGTGCTACTGCCGGCACAAGATGGAGCACCTCGGCAGGGACTGCGACGCGACGAAGAACAACTGCATGACCTTCGGCGGCGGCGCCGCGTCGCTGGTCCGCAATGGTTATGCCCGGCCTGTCGACCCGGCCGAGGGGCTCGACCTTCTCCAGGAAGCCCAGGCCCGGGGCCTGGTCCAGTTCGGCGAGAACGTGCAGCGTGGGGTGAGCTTCATCTGCAACTGCTGCGGGTGCTGCTGCGAGGCGATGATCGCGGCGCGCCGGTTCGCGGTGCTCAACCCCATCCAGACAACGAACTGGCTGCCTGTCGTGGCGTCGGCCGCGTGCACCGGGTGCGGCACCTGCGCTGCGGCCTGTCCCGTGGAGGCCATCGGCCTAGTATCAACCAACGATGCCCGGCGGCCGAAGTTGTCGAAGAAGGCGCGCGTGGACTCGACGATCTGCCTAGGCTGTGGGGTCTGCGTGCGCGCGTGCCCGCCGAAGGCGCTGTCGCTCTCCCCCCGAGGGGTCAGGGTTATCTCGCCCGTGAACTCGGCGCACCGGACGGTGCTGATGGCCATCGAGCGCGGCACGCTCCAGCACCTGATCTTCGACAACGGGGCCCTCGCCAGCCACCGGGCCATGGCCGCGGTGCTCGGCGTCATCCTGCGGCTGCCGCCCGTGAAGCAGGCGATGGCGAGCCGGCAGATGAAGTCGCGCTACCTCGCCCGTCTGCTGGAGCGGGCCGTGCCTGGGGCGTGA
- a CDS encoding tyrosine-type recombinase/integrase translates to MGSVRFNEGRGTWFVDYIAANGERVRQTIGPGEEGKRLARKVLAQREAEAQLGIHHLPPSRTQHFDEVAAAWLERMRPPRVQAKTFEDYEDAVERLLPFFAGKRLGAITREDVEAWLVSGQRARRHHPKQKKEPQPLSVTTMNDTLNILRMILADAVERGALASNPAVKAKPLPTRKGAEGRVQYLTPEQVDRLLAIAQEPYRTLYHLTVNAGLRRGEVLALKWDDLDLANRRLRVRASRKRERLGERYVVHDAAPKTKGSAAVVDELSPSVVQALLALPASDDPGQPYVFRNRAGGPIDPHNLRHAFTRHLKRAGIPPVKFHALRHSTATHLIAMGEHAKAIQARMRHERIGTTMDTYGHLMAGAFQGMGERMDAWFRAQAGAKEGNRKATTGHRQKERTSEPAS, encoded by the coding sequence ATGGGCAGCGTGAGGTTCAACGAAGGGCGCGGCACATGGTTTGTTGACTACATCGCCGCCAACGGCGAACGGGTCCGGCAGACCATCGGGCCGGGTGAAGAGGGCAAGCGCCTGGCCCGCAAGGTCCTGGCGCAGCGGGAAGCCGAGGCGCAACTCGGGATTCACCATCTCCCGCCGTCGCGGACGCAACACTTCGACGAGGTGGCCGCGGCCTGGCTGGAGCGGATGCGGCCGCCGCGGGTCCAGGCCAAGACGTTCGAGGACTACGAGGACGCGGTGGAGCGGCTCCTGCCCTTCTTCGCAGGCAAGCGCCTCGGCGCCATCACGCGCGAAGACGTGGAGGCTTGGCTGGTCTCCGGCCAGCGTGCGCGGCGGCATCATCCGAAGCAGAAGAAGGAGCCTCAGCCGCTGTCAGTCACGACGATGAACGACACGCTGAACATCCTGCGGATGATCCTCGCCGATGCGGTCGAGCGCGGGGCGCTGGCCTCGAATCCTGCGGTGAAGGCGAAGCCGCTGCCGACGCGCAAGGGCGCCGAGGGCCGGGTGCAGTACCTCACGCCTGAGCAGGTAGACCGGCTGCTGGCCATCGCACAGGAGCCCTATCGGACGCTGTACCATCTCACCGTCAACGCCGGTTTGCGCCGCGGCGAAGTCTTGGCGCTGAAGTGGGACGACCTCGACCTGGCGAACCGGCGCCTGCGCGTGAGGGCAAGTCGCAAGCGCGAGCGGCTGGGCGAGAGGTACGTCGTGCATGACGCGGCACCGAAGACGAAGGGATCGGCGGCCGTGGTTGACGAGCTCTCGCCCTCGGTGGTGCAGGCGTTGCTCGCGTTGCCGGCCAGCGATGATCCGGGGCAGCCCTACGTCTTCCGCAACCGGGCCGGCGGGCCGATTGACCCTCACAACCTCCGGCACGCCTTCACCCGCCACCTCAAGCGCGCGGGCATCCCGCCAGTGAAGTTCCACGCGCTGCGGCACTCGACGGCGACGCACCTCATCGCGATGGGGGAACACGCCAAGGCCATTCAGGCCCGGATGCGTCACGAGCGGATCGGCACGACGATGGACACCTACGGGCACCTGATGGCCGGGGCGTTCCAGGGGATGGGCGAGCGGATGGACGCCTGGTTCCGGGCGCAAGCCGGCGCCAAAGAAGGCAACAGGAAGGCAACAACGGGGCACCGGCAGAAGGAGCGAACGTCAGAACCCGCGTCCTGA
- a CDS encoding addiction module toxin RelE yields the protein MEFIEAPLFTQLVPEYLSDDGYRMLQLHLARDFEAGAVIAGTGGFRKLRWADRRRGRGKRGGLSTTRTKWQI from the coding sequence GTGGAGTTCATCGAGGCACCGCTGTTCACACAGCTCGTCCCGGAGTACCTGAGCGACGACGGCTACAGGATGCTCCAGCTCCACCTGGCTCGCGATTTCGAGGCAGGAGCCGTCATCGCTGGGACTGGCGGATTCCGAAAGCTCCGTTGGGCGGATCGCAGGAGAGGCAGAGGGAAGCGTGGCGGTCTGAGCACGACAAGGACGAAGTGGCAGATTTGA
- a CDS encoding tripartite tricarboxylate transporter substrate binding protein, whose protein sequence is MTRLATTAILMFLVAGLIGVDPGQAGPAPWKPARPITIIVPWAAGGSTDMTARIMASQMEKPLGQKIVIINSPGAGGAIGMKEVWDRPRDGYTWTANSSTAAISYAVLGQLDLTHRDWLYFYSLYAPNVIAVRADSPIKDVKGLIDAMKARPGAVTVSSAGAGSSGHLAAETFRLAAGTTYRHIAYAGGAPAVVAAVAGEVEVVMQLSMEAAEMLRAKRLRALAVMSSTPLELNEYGTIPAITTFIPNFPETGSYFGVMVPKDLPAAVVAAVDEAFLYAADTFTLRSFAKHMGTAHASLSGKRASDITEAKARRVAWTLFDAGLAKRSPADLGIPKP, encoded by the coding sequence GTGACAAGATTGGCAACAACCGCGATTCTGATGTTCCTGGTGGCCGGACTGATAGGCGTGGATCCGGGGCAGGCAGGCCCGGCCCCGTGGAAGCCCGCCCGGCCGATCACCATCATCGTTCCCTGGGCGGCCGGCGGCTCCACGGACATGACCGCACGGATCATGGCCAGCCAGATGGAGAAGCCCCTAGGCCAGAAGATCGTGATCATCAACAGCCCGGGCGCCGGCGGCGCGATCGGCATGAAGGAAGTCTGGGACCGGCCCCGCGACGGCTACACCTGGACCGCCAACTCGAGCACGGCGGCCATCAGCTACGCGGTACTGGGCCAGCTCGACCTAACCCACAGGGACTGGCTGTACTTCTACTCTCTCTACGCTCCAAACGTGATAGCTGTGCGGGCCGACTCGCCGATCAAGGATGTGAAGGGTCTGATTGACGCCATGAAGGCACGGCCCGGCGCCGTGACGGTCTCCTCGGCGGGCGCCGGCAGCTCCGGACACCTGGCGGCCGAGACCTTCAGGCTCGCCGCGGGCACGACCTACCGGCACATCGCCTACGCGGGCGGGGCGCCCGCGGTGGTTGCCGCCGTGGCGGGCGAGGTGGAAGTGGTGATGCAGCTCTCCATGGAAGCCGCGGAGATGCTGCGGGCCAAACGGCTGCGCGCGCTGGCGGTCATGTCGAGCACCCCGTTGGAGCTGAACGAGTACGGTACCATCCCTGCCATTACCACCTTCATTCCCAACTTCCCGGAAACCGGCTCGTACTTCGGGGTCATGGTCCCAAAGGATCTCCCGGCGGCAGTGGTCGCGGCGGTTGACGAGGCCTTCCTGTACGCCGCGGACACGTTCACGCTGCGCAGTTTTGCCAAGCACATGGGCACCGCGCATGCGTCTCTGTCCGGGAAGCGGGCTTCTGACATTACCGAAGCCAAAGCAAGAAGGGTGGCCTGGACGCTGTTCGACGCGGGCCTGGCCAAGCGGTCGCCGGCGGATCTGGGCATCCCGAAGCCGTGA
- the der gene encoding ribosome biogenesis GTPase Der has translation MTTRASLPVVAIIGRPNVGKSALFNRLVSRRHAIVEDHPGVTRDRLYAVAEWGGRRFTVVDTGGLRSATAEGLETRVRAQSDAAIEEADLVLFVVDVRDGILSEDRDIAEIVRRARSPVLVVANKVDGPAQEIGAQEFFELGLGAPFPVSAIHGRGTGDLLDAVIALLPAEAPLAETGEAAGEPIAVAIVGRPNVGKSSLVNAMLGEERVVVDATPGTTRDSVDTPCERGGRTYVLVDTAGLRRRARVAAAVEAYSAGRSRAAIARADVAVLVLDGSEPVSDQDQRIGREIADAGRGVLVVMNKWDRIASSPAPDRPREQAARRALRFLSYAPILAVSATEGWGIAEVFEAIARVAESHRGRIATGPLNRVIGNAVALREPPADSFGRRLKVFYATQPATRPPIVVLFVNDPAKMQQAYLRYLERAVRAAFDLTGTPLRLVMRRRRGEEGPA, from the coding sequence ATGACCACCCGCGCCTCGTTGCCGGTCGTCGCCATCATCGGCCGACCCAACGTTGGCAAGTCCGCCTTGTTCAACCGGCTGGTCAGCCGGCGGCACGCCATCGTGGAGGATCACCCGGGCGTTACCCGGGACCGGCTCTACGCGGTTGCCGAGTGGGGCGGCCGCCGCTTCACGGTGGTGGACACGGGTGGGCTGCGGTCGGCGACGGCAGAGGGCCTAGAGACCAGAGTGCGGGCGCAGTCCGATGCGGCGATCGAGGAGGCCGACCTGGTCCTGTTCGTGGTGGACGTGCGAGACGGGATCCTGTCCGAGGACCGCGACATCGCCGAGATCGTTCGCCGCGCGCGCTCTCCGGTGCTGGTCGTCGCCAACAAGGTGGACGGACCGGCCCAGGAGATCGGAGCCCAGGAGTTCTTCGAACTGGGACTTGGGGCTCCATTCCCGGTCTCTGCCATCCACGGCCGCGGGACCGGCGACCTGCTGGACGCGGTGATAGCCCTCCTCCCGGCCGAGGCTCCGCTGGCCGAGACCGGAGAGGCGGCCGGGGAACCGATCGCGGTGGCGATCGTCGGCCGGCCCAACGTGGGCAAATCGTCGCTGGTCAACGCGATGCTGGGCGAGGAGCGCGTCGTGGTGGACGCCACGCCGGGCACCACCCGCGACTCGGTGGATACGCCGTGCGAGCGGGGCGGCCGTACCTACGTGCTCGTGGACACCGCGGGACTGCGTCGCCGCGCGCGGGTCGCCGCGGCCGTCGAGGCCTACAGCGCCGGTCGCTCACGGGCCGCAATCGCGCGGGCGGACGTGGCGGTGCTGGTGCTGGACGGCTCCGAACCGGTTTCCGACCAGGACCAGCGAATCGGCCGCGAGATCGCCGATGCCGGCCGCGGCGTTCTGGTGGTCATGAACAAGTGGGACCGCATCGCGTCCTCGCCCGCGCCAGACCGGCCACGCGAGCAGGCGGCCCGGCGGGCCCTGCGCTTCCTGAGCTATGCCCCGATCCTGGCCGTCTCGGCCACGGAGGGGTGGGGGATCGCGGAGGTGTTCGAGGCTATCGCGCGCGTGGCCGAGTCCCACCGCGGGCGAATCGCCACCGGCCCGCTCAACCGGGTCATCGGGAACGCGGTGGCCCTAAGAGAGCCACCCGCGGATTCCTTCGGCCGGCGCCTGAAGGTCTTCTACGCGACACAGCCCGCTACGCGTCCGCCCATCGTGGTGCTGTTCGTAAACGATCCGGCCAAGATGCAGCAGGCCTATCTCCGATACCTGGAGCGGGCCGTCCGGGCGGCTTTCGACCTGACCGGCACGCCGCTGCGGCTGGTGATGCGGCGGCGCAGGGGAGAGGAAGGTCCCGCTTGA
- a CDS encoding terminase large subunit, which translates to MSTVLADQLTLARWRQDRMAFRCEGISLENGRPLGEVLEPWQREDFVALDSGEYQHAYLERPRGHAKTFDLGTEAVAELVLGRPGQRLFCAAADEDQARLLFEDVADKFRRSPLLRGSVRVLQREIVVRATGSRLRVLSSDAPTAYGLRPDWIAVDELAEWRRRELWDSLWSATGKRPTCRMLVITTAGWDFAGIAWEVRQVAQQEADWYFSARGQCASWLRPEWLDQQRRTLPAHVFARLHESRWVEGAGAFLLASEVDAIFTPDLPTGPGPVAVGLDLGLARDAAVAAAVRRLSGGLVVVEALETWQPTAGRRVDLQEVEDAVAALARQFGAPVILDPWQGVLLGQRLRARGVRVEEYQFTAEGRRRLFSVLLDLIRTGRLRCRPHEALRRELLGLEVAETSAGWRVDHRPGRHDDHAIAVGLAAQQVAAAPVLAGRWSDVSGINADLHEAAQVWPGDTVLGQRRPRGL; encoded by the coding sequence ATGAGCACCGTCCTGGCCGACCAGCTCACCCTCGCCCGGTGGCGCCAGGACCGCATGGCGTTTCGATGCGAGGGGATCAGCCTGGAGAACGGCCGACCTCTCGGCGAGGTCTTGGAGCCCTGGCAGCGCGAGGACTTCGTGGCCCTGGACTCCGGCGAGTATCAGCATGCTTATCTAGAGCGTCCGAGAGGCCACGCCAAGACGTTCGACCTGGGTACCGAGGCGGTGGCGGAACTCGTGCTGGGCCGGCCGGGGCAGCGGCTGTTTTGCGCCGCGGCCGACGAGGACCAGGCGCGTCTCCTGTTCGAGGACGTGGCCGACAAGTTCCGGCGGTCGCCGCTGCTGCGCGGCAGCGTGCGCGTGCTCCAGCGGGAGATCGTGGTGCGGGCCACAGGCTCACGCCTCCGGGTCCTGTCCAGCGACGCGCCGACGGCCTACGGGCTGCGGCCCGACTGGATCGCGGTGGACGAACTCGCCGAGTGGCGCCGGCGCGAGTTGTGGGATTCTCTCTGGTCTGCCACCGGCAAGCGCCCGACCTGCCGGATGCTGGTGATCACCACGGCCGGGTGGGACTTCGCTGGCATCGCCTGGGAGGTGCGGCAGGTCGCGCAGCAGGAGGCCGACTGGTACTTCTCGGCGCGCGGCCAGTGCGCGTCCTGGCTTCGGCCCGAGTGGCTGGACCAGCAGCGGCGCACGTTGCCAGCGCACGTCTTCGCCCGGCTGCACGAATCCCGGTGGGTCGAGGGCGCCGGTGCCTTCCTGCTGGCTTCTGAGGTGGACGCCATCTTCACGCCTGACCTGCCGACCGGGCCGGGGCCTGTGGCGGTGGGCCTGGACCTGGGCCTGGCGCGTGATGCTGCGGTGGCTGCGGCGGTGCGCCGGCTGAGTGGCGGCCTCGTCGTGGTCGAGGCGCTGGAGACCTGGCAGCCGACGGCGGGCCGGCGCGTAGACCTGCAGGAGGTCGAGGACGCGGTGGCGGCCCTGGCCCGGCAGTTCGGTGCGCCGGTGATTCTCGACCCCTGGCAGGGCGTCCTGCTGGGCCAGCGCCTCCGCGCCCGAGGTGTTAGGGTCGAGGAGTACCAGTTCACGGCCGAGGGCCGGCGCCGGTTGTTCTCGGTGCTGCTGGACCTCATCCGCACCGGCCGTCTGCGGTGCCGGCCGCACGAGGCGCTGCGCCGGGAGTTGCTGGGCCTGGAGGTGGCCGAGACTTCGGCTGGCTGGCGCGTAGATCACCGGCCGGGCCGGCATGATGACCACGCCATCGCGGTAGGTCTTGCCGCGCAGCAGGTGGCCGCGGCGCCGGTGCTTGCAGGGCGCTGGAGCGATGTGAGTGGGATCAACGCGGACCTGCACGAGGCGGCGCAGGTCTGGCCCGGCGATACCGTGCTTGGCCAGCGCCGGCCGCGTGGATTGTGA